In the Parasteatoda tepidariorum isolate YZ-2023 chromosome 3, CAS_Ptep_4.0, whole genome shotgun sequence genome, one interval contains:
- the LOC139425112 gene encoding lysozyme-like, with translation MILFLVIAGFLAVLPPIHNLNVPEMDQQCLECICKATSNCDETLRCHAAGGGYFCGPYAITWAYWHDGGRPGDKGGPQDFEHCLTNKACAQQAVRGYMKRYGRDCDNNGVIDCWDFSRIHKMGFGQCSDNAVLQTDFYKNFATCMATPPPPPPPKKN, from the exons ATGATTCTTTTCTTAGTTATTGCAGGGTTTCTTGCTGTTTTACCTCCCATACACAATT TAAATGTCCCTGAGATGGATCAACAATGCTTAGAATGTATTTGCAAA gcGACAAGTAACTGTGACGAAACCCTGAGATGCCACGCTGCAGGAGGTGGATACTTCTGTGGACCTTATGCCATAACATGGGCTTACTGGCATGATGGAGGACGACCAGGTGACAAAGGAGGTCCTCAAG atttCGAACACTGCTTGACTAACAAGGCTTGCGCTCAACAGGCCGTGCGTGGTTACATGAAGAGGTATGGACGAGATTGTGACAACAACGGGGTCATCGACTGCTGGGATTTTTCCCGTATTCACAAGATGGGATTTGGACAGTGTTCAGACAACGCAGTCCTCCAGACAGATTTCTACAAAAACTTCGCAACTTGCATGGCTACTCCACCACCTCCACCCCCACCaaagaaaaactga
- the LOC107456260 gene encoding lysozyme 2, whose translation MYQYLFLIVFAGLALAQQQPPSKKIPEMDHRCLDCICQASSNCDETLKCHTAGSSYFCGPYVVSWAYWHDGGRPGDKGRAHDFETCLNNRTCAEEAVRGYMRKYGQDCDANQYIDCWDFARIHKLGFGACGGNEIVDTDYFQKFAICYDPQGDLGGSYDYGDEQIQARSGAGYARLQPGQY comes from the exons ATGTATCAATATCTGTTCCTCATCGTTTTTGCTGGCCTTGCATTGG CCCAGCAACAACCACCGTCTAAAAAGATACCTGAAATGGATCACCGGTGTCTCGATTGCATTTGCCAA gCCAGCAGCAACTGTGATGAAACTCTCAAGTGCCATACAGCGGGCAGTAGTTATTTTTGCGGGCCTTATGTTGTTTCTTGGGCTTACTGGCATGATGGGGGTAGACCAGGAGACAAAGGAAGGGCTCATG ATTTTGAAACATGCTTAAACAACAGGACTTGCGCAGAGGAAGCTGTACGAGGCTACATGCGCAAATATGGACAGGATTGCGACGCTAACCAGTACATAGATTGCTGGGATTTCGCACGCATTCACAAGTTGGGATTCGGAGCCTGTGGCGGAAATGAAATCGTCGATACAGACTATTTCCAGAAATTTGCTATATGCTATGACCCACAAGGAGATTTGGGAGGATCTTACGACTATGGCGATGAGCAAATACAAGCTCGTAGTGGCGCTGGGTACGCCAGACTCCAGCCAGGCCAATATTGA